One region of Eleutherodactylus coqui strain aEleCoq1 chromosome 5, aEleCoq1.hap1, whole genome shotgun sequence genomic DNA includes:
- the FOXB2 gene encoding forkhead box protein B2: MPRPGKNSYSDQKPPYSYISLTAMAIQSSTEKMLPLSDIYKFIMDRFPYYRENTQRWQNSLRHNLSFNDCFIKIPRRPDQPGKGSFWALHPDCGDMFENGSFLRRRKRFKVHRAEHLASKNQQMIHYFHHQHNQTKLGLPTSDGPAVAGIGRLPHFQPYNQSSGFKHPFAIENIIGRDYKGVMTGGLPLASMMHHLGYPVPSQLSNMVSSMWPHVGMMDSMTSMAVSQEYGHFGVPMKTICHAPTQTIPAVPMPIKPTASLPPVSAIPSLTVNPPSMCSATATQAAVPTSLLEQSPGTHSDKTGMLHSVLVHS; encoded by the coding sequence ATGCCTCGACCTGGGAAAAACTCCTACAGTGACCAGAAGCCACCATATTCCTATATTTCTTTGACTGCCATGGCCATCCAGAGCTCCACTGAAAAAATGCTACCTCTAAGTGACATATATAAGTTCATCATGGACAGGTTCCCCTACTACAGAGAAAACACCCAGAGGTGGCAGAATTCTCTAAGACACAACTTGTCCTTTAATGACTGTTTTATCAAGATCCCAAGAAGACCTGACCAGCCAGGAAAGGGGAGCTTCTGGGCTCTGCACCCCGACTGTGGAGACATGTTTGAAAATGGAAGCTTCttaaggaggagaaagaggtttAAGGTGCACAGAGCCGAACACTTAGCTTCTAAAAATCAGCAAATGATTCATTATTTCCACCATCAACACAACCAAACCAAACTGGGTCTTCCAACTTCTGATGGACCTGCAGTGGCTGGAATTGGAAGACTCCCCCACTTCCAGCCATACAACCAGTCCTCCGGATTTAAGCACCCATTTGCAATAGAGAACATTATTGGCAGAGATTATAAGGGGGTGATGACTGGTGGTCTTCCTTTAGCGTCTATGATGCATCACTTGGGATATCCTGTACCCAGTCAACTTAGCAACATGGTCAGCTCCATGTGGCCACATGTTGGCATGATGGACTCTATGACAAGCATGGCAGTGTCACAAGAGTATGGACATTTCGGAGTACCCATGAAAACAATATGCCATGCCCCTACGCAGACAATTCCAGCTGTGCCTATGCCAATTAAGCCAACAGCCTCGCTCCCACCGGTATCTGCTATCCCAAGTTTGACTGTAAATCCTCCTAGTATGTGCTCTGCAACAGCTACCCAGGCGGCAGTGCCAACCTCACTCCTGGAGCAGTCACCGGGCACTCATTCAGACAAGACTGGTATGCTGCACTCTGTACTGGTGCACtcatag